Proteins encoded together in one Columba livia isolate bColLiv1 breed racing homer chromosome 3, bColLiv1.pat.W.v2, whole genome shotgun sequence window:
- the CDC42EP3 gene encoding cdc42 effector protein 3 codes for MPAKTPIYLKAANNKKGKKFKLRDILSPDMISPPLGDFRHTIHIGKEGQHDVFGDISFLQGNYELLPGNGEARVSQSGGHNEFLRANSTSESMFTETPSPVLKNAISLPAIGGSQALTLPLLSPVTFNSKQESIRSSRNPRLSCEPVIEEKLQETSKQIEDGETYKDDIWEQNSGSSHFTNGRDSHSSSFSERCTDWQTVDLFDDGRLPCELTKTKTKSEESLSDLTGSLLSLQLDLGPSLLDEVLNVMDKNKS; via the coding sequence ATGCCTGCCAAGACACCCATCTACTTGAAAGCTGCTAACAataagaaagggaagaaattcAAACTAAGGGATATCTTGTCTCCCGATATGATCAGTCCGCCACTTGGAGATTTTCGTCATACCATACACATTGGAAAAGAGGGACAACATGATGTTTTTGGAGACATCTCCTTTTTGCAGGGCAACTATGAGTTATTGCCTGGAAATGGAGAAGCCAGAGTTAGCCAGTCTGGTGGCCACAATGAATTCTTAAGGGCAAACAGCACTTCTGAATCCATGTTTACAGAAACTCCATCACCAGTGCTCAAAAATGCTATTTCCCTTCCTGCCATTGGGGGTTCTCAAGCCCTTACGTTGCCCTTATTGTCACCAGTGACATTTAATTCAAAGCAAGAATCCATCAGATCATCAAGAAATCCTAGGCTTAGCTGTGAGCCAgtaatagaagaaaaattgcaGGAGACAAGTAAACAGATAGAGGATGGAGAAACATACAAAGATGACATATGGGAGCAAAACAGTGGTTCTTCACATTTTACTAATGGCAGAGACAGCCACTCATCCAGCTTTTCTGAACGATGCACTGATTGGCAAACAGTTGATCTATTTGATGACGGTCGACTTCCATGTGAACTAACCAAGACAAAGACTAAGTCAGAAGAATCCCTTTCAGATCTTACAGGCTCTCTTCTATCACTACAGCTTGACTTGGGACCTTCACTTTTGGATGAGGTCCTCAATGTAATGGACAAGAACAAATCTTAG